One window from the genome of Anopheles merus strain MAF chromosome 3R, AmerM5.1, whole genome shotgun sequence encodes:
- the LOC121595627 gene encoding cGMP-dependent protein kinase, isozyme 1 isoform X3 encodes MACFAKLFGRKHGSFNLPDAGTGDGEVVATRVTRRLYDEELNQTIPPVNRINGQIGLEKLPPPSPPSQSTTVVSTVVKSNEQESWRVQGSTAVVPPAAPTIERRASRPRDSEKAKISCSSRETSTIEPPTKQGQEQLLKDLLQNKILHMLAIQSKGYSQLSKSERATLVRLEEEIQELQKKSKAPEKPQQIPQPTNEPKRTEQDRRNSANSYETNLPPLTMPPVIEQSVTKADNRTEEPLQDGEMSDYDVISGQKPNDEIVPEAPSSEDDRSTVLPPDLPPRLSRVNNVEEADDTSQDEEPTPPKLPPPRSQLEQNLAVDEMLSRSLQETIIRQSAREEEKEIPLPTAPPPSREPPPIPLSDQQTIDNDPQATTPPRKEMLRKVSSQRSLIEELDSKIGTLKKTRKQGVVSDKTDLKESKDIVIPTHPKSPDTELLIKTAIVANDFLNNMMDEERLQAVTAAMSSMTFPPNSYIIKEGDIGAHFFVSEEGTYEVVVDNKVIKSFGRGVVFGELAILYKAKRFASIRVTTGARVWLLERKVFQKIMMKSGRKEREENVRFLSTVSVLKDLEIEKLHKISDLLKREFYATGSTIIQQGDPGDKFYIIRGGSVNVIKTDKKGNDRLVGTLQRGAYFGEQALLHEDRRLASIIANPPGTECLTLNRIAFDEFLGGLEKLREVKLSDTIPRSSTMTNIVSEYDHIQLHDLTYIGTLGIGGFGRVELVQYKNHQTFALKYLKKIEMVRQQQQEHAYSEKDIMLSCNSPFIVRLYKTYRDKKYLYFLMEACLGGDVWTVLQKSKFFDERTARFITGCVVEAFEYLHSRNMIYRDLKPENLMLDEKGYIKLVDFGFAKRIGPNQKTWTFAGTPEYVSPEIILNKGHDRAVDYWALGVLIHELLVGKPPFRGKNHMKTYNAILRGIDIIELPSRVPKKAQVLIKRLCRQTAAERLGYGKNGIADIKNHPWFGSFEWQKLKERTMPAPLIRPIVSDIDLSNFDEYPKDQDEPPDETSGWDINF; translated from the exons ATGGCGTGCTTTGCAAAGCTCTTCGGTAGAAAGCACGGTTCGTTCAACTTACCCGATGCTGGCACAGGTGATGGAGAAGTTGTG GCTACACGTGTAACACGGCGGCTTTACGACGAGGAGCTCAATCAAACGATACCGCCCGTGAATCGAATCAATGGACAAATTGGATTGGAAAAGCTaccgccaccatcaccaccatcacagtCGACCACCGTGGTCTCGACGGTGGTGAAATCAAATGAAC AAGAATCGTGGCGCGTGCAGGGATCGACGGCAGTGGTACCACCGGCAGCTCCGACAATCGAACGGCGAGCATCGAGGCCACGCGACTCGGAAAAGGCCAAAATAAGTTGCAGTTCTCGAGAAACATCAACCATCGAACCACCAACTAAGCAGGGTCAGGAGCAGCTGCTAAAGGATCTGCTACAGAACAAGATCCTACACATGTTGGCCATTCAATCTAAGGGATACAGTCAGCTATCGAAGAGCGAACGGGCTACGCTGGTTCGGCTGGAAGAAGAGATACAAGAGCTGCAGAAGAAGAGTAAAGCTCCGGAGAAGCCGCAACAAATACCGCAGCCTACCAATGAGCCAAAGAGGACAGAGCAAGATCGTCGCAATAGTGCCAACTCGTACGAAACGAATCTCCCACCACTGACAATGCCACCGGTAATCGAGCAGTCTGTTACAAAAGCTGACAACCGTACTGAAGAACCCCTGCAGGATGGCGAAATGTCCGACTACGATGTGATCTCGGGACAGAAACCAAACGATGAAATCGTCCCGGAAGCACCAAGTTCGGAGGATGACAGATCGACGGTATTGCCACCGGATTTACCGCCTCGATTGAGCAGGGTTAACAACgtggaagaagcggacgataCCTCGCAGGATGAGGAACCGACACCGCCGAAGTTGCCACCACCAAGAAGTCAGCTAGAACAGAACCTTGCCGTAGATGAGATGTTGAGTAGATCGCTGCAGGAAACGATCATTCGACAGAGTGCacgggaagaagaaaag GAAATACCTCTACCAACGGCCCCACCGCCATCACGAGAGCCTCCGCCAATTCCTTTATCCGATCAACAAACGATAGACAATGATCCGCAAGCAACAACCCCGCCACGTAAGGAAATGCTGCGCAAGGTGTCTTCCCAACGGTCGCTCATTGAGGAGCTGGACAGTAAAATCGGCACACTGAAGAAGACTCGCAAACAGGGCGTAGTTTCGGACAAGACCGATCTGAAGGAATCGAAGGATATTGTTATCCCAACGCACCCAAAGAGCCCGGACACGGAGCTTCTAATCAAGACCGCCATCGTAGCGAACGACTTCCTCAACAACATGATGGACGAGGAACGGTTACAGGCCGTAACAGCGGCCATGAGTTCGATGACCTTCCCACCAAACAGCTACATCATCAAAGAGGGCGACATTGGAGCGCACTTCTTCGTCTCGGAAGAGGGCACATACGAGGTCGTGGTGGACAATAAGGTTATTAAATCGTTTGGCCGAGGCGTTGTGTTTGGTGAGCTGGCGATCCTCTACAAAGCGAAACGATTTGCCTCGATCCGCGTGACGACGGGAGCGCGCGTTTGGTTGCTGGAGCGTAAGGTCTTCCAGAAGATCATGATGAAGAGCGGTCGGAAGGAGCGGGAAGAAAACGTACGCTTCCTAAGCACGGTATCGGTGCTGAAGGATTTGGAGATTGAGAAGCTGCACAAAATATCGGACCTCTTGAAGCGG GAGTTCTATGCCACCGGTTCGACCATCATCCAGCAGGGCGATCCGGGAGACAAATTCTACATCATACGCGGCGGTAGCGTAAACGTCATCAAAACTGACAAAAAGGGCAACGACCGTCTGGTCGGAACGCTGCAGCGTGGTGCATACTTCGGTGAGCAGGCCCTCCTCCACGAGGACCGTCGTCTGGCCAGCATTATTGCAAACCCACCAGGAACCGAGTGTCTGACGCTGAACCGCAT TGCATTCGACGAGTTCCTGGGCGGATTGGAGAAGCTGCGTGAGGTGAAACTCTCGGACACGATACCACGCAGCTCGACGATGACAAATATTGTCTCAG AGTACGACCATATCCAGTTACACGATCTGACCTACATCGGAACGCTTGGCATCGGTGGTTTCGGGCGGGTGGAGCTGGTCCAGTACAAAAACCACCAAACCTTTGCCCTCAAATATCTGAAAAAGATCGAAATggtacggcagcagcagcaggagcacgCCTACAGCGAAAAGGACATCATGCTAAGCTGCAACAGTCCGTTCATCGTACG CCTGTATAAAACCTACCGTGACAAGAAGTATCTCTACTTCCTGATGGAGGCCTGTCTCGGTGGTGACGTCTGGACCGTGTTGCAGAAAAGTAAGTTCTTCGACGAGCGCACCGCTCGCTTCATAACGGGCTGTGTCGTCGAAGCGTTCGAGTATCTGCACAGCCGGAACATGATCTACCGTGACTTGAAGCCGGAAAATCTAATGCTCGACGAGAAGGGCTACATCAAGCTG GTTGACTTTGGGTTTGCCAAGCGCATCGGACCGAACCAGAAGACGTGGACGTTCGCCGGTACGCCAGAGTACGTGTCGCCGGAAATCATCCTCAACAAGGGTCACGACCGGGCCGTCGACTACTGGGCGCTGGGTGTGTTGATCCATGAGCTGCTGGTCGGGAAGCCACCGTTCCGTGGCAAGAATCATATGAAGACGTACAATGCCATCCTGCGCGGTATTGACATTATTGAGCTACCGTCCCGCGTACCCAAGAAGGCACAGGTGCTGATTAAGCGTCTCTGCCGACAGACGGCGGCCGAACGGCTGGGATACGGCAAGAACGGTATAGCCGACATTAAGAACCATCC CTGGTTCGGGAGCTTCGAGTGGCAAAAGTTGAAGGAACGAACGATGCCAGCGCCTCTCATACGTCCCATCGTGTCCGATATTGATTTGTCGAACTTTGACGAGTACCCGAAGGATCAGGACGAACCGCCGGACGAAACGTCGGGCTGGgatattaatttttaa
- the LOC121595627 gene encoding cGMP-dependent protein kinase, isozyme 1 isoform X1, with amino-acid sequence MACFAKLFGRKHGSFNLPDAGTGDGEVVATRVTRRLYDEELNQTIPPVNRINGQIGLEKLPPPSPPSQSTTVVSTVVKSNERESGLGSLDERLNITSNATANDTNRELPDPIGPAEESWRVQGSTAVVPPAAPTIERRASRPRDSEKAKISCSSRETSTIEPPTKQGQEQLLKDLLQNKILHMLAIQSKGYSQLSKSERATLVRLEEEIQELQKKSKAPEKPQQIPQPTNEPKRTEQDRRNSANSYETNLPPLTMPPVIEQSVTKADNRTEEPLQDGEMSDYDVISGQKPNDEIVPEAPSSEDDRSTVLPPDLPPRLSRVNNVEEADDTSQDEEPTPPKLPPPRSQLEQNLAVDEMLSRSLQETIIRQSAREEEKEIPLPTAPPPSREPPPIPLSDQQTIDNDPQATTPPRKEMLRKVSSQRSLIEELDSKIGTLKKTRKQGVVSDKTDLKESKDIVIPTHPKSPDTELLIKTAIVANDFLNNMMDEERLQAVTAAMSSMTFPPNSYIIKEGDIGAHFFVSEEGTYEVVVDNKVIKSFGRGVVFGELAILYKAKRFASIRVTTGARVWLLERKVFQKIMMKSGRKEREENVRFLSTVSVLKDLEIEKLHKISDLLKREFYATGSTIIQQGDPGDKFYIIRGGSVNVIKTDKKGNDRLVGTLQRGAYFGEQALLHEDRRLASIIANPPGTECLTLNRIAFDEFLGGLEKLREVKLSDTIPRSSTMTNIVSEYDHIQLHDLTYIGTLGIGGFGRVELVQYKNHQTFALKYLKKIEMVRQQQQEHAYSEKDIMLSCNSPFIVRLYKTYRDKKYLYFLMEACLGGDVWTVLQKSKFFDERTARFITGCVVEAFEYLHSRNMIYRDLKPENLMLDEKGYIKLVDFGFAKRIGPNQKTWTFAGTPEYVSPEIILNKGHDRAVDYWALGVLIHELLVGKPPFRGKNHMKTYNAILRGIDIIELPSRVPKKAQVLIKRLCRQTAAERLGYGKNGIADIKNHPWFGSFEWQKLKERTMPAPLIRPIVSDIDLSNFDEYPKDQDEPPDETSGWDINF; translated from the exons ATGGCGTGCTTTGCAAAGCTCTTCGGTAGAAAGCACGGTTCGTTCAACTTACCCGATGCTGGCACAGGTGATGGAGAAGTTGTG GCTACACGTGTAACACGGCGGCTTTACGACGAGGAGCTCAATCAAACGATACCGCCCGTGAATCGAATCAATGGACAAATTGGATTGGAAAAGCTaccgccaccatcaccaccatcacagtCGACCACCGTGGTCTCGACGGTGGTGAAATCAAATGAACGTGAGTCGGGGCTGGGATCGTTGGACGAACGATTAAACATTACAAGCAACGCTACGGCAAACGACACTAATCGCGAGCTCCCCGATCCTATCGGTCCAGCAGAAGAATCGTGGCGCGTGCAGGGATCGACGGCAGTGGTACCACCGGCAGCTCCGACAATCGAACGGCGAGCATCGAGGCCACGCGACTCGGAAAAGGCCAAAATAAGTTGCAGTTCTCGAGAAACATCAACCATCGAACCACCAACTAAGCAGGGTCAGGAGCAGCTGCTAAAGGATCTGCTACAGAACAAGATCCTACACATGTTGGCCATTCAATCTAAGGGATACAGTCAGCTATCGAAGAGCGAACGGGCTACGCTGGTTCGGCTGGAAGAAGAGATACAAGAGCTGCAGAAGAAGAGTAAAGCTCCGGAGAAGCCGCAACAAATACCGCAGCCTACCAATGAGCCAAAGAGGACAGAGCAAGATCGTCGCAATAGTGCCAACTCGTACGAAACGAATCTCCCACCACTGACAATGCCACCGGTAATCGAGCAGTCTGTTACAAAAGCTGACAACCGTACTGAAGAACCCCTGCAGGATGGCGAAATGTCCGACTACGATGTGATCTCGGGACAGAAACCAAACGATGAAATCGTCCCGGAAGCACCAAGTTCGGAGGATGACAGATCGACGGTATTGCCACCGGATTTACCGCCTCGATTGAGCAGGGTTAACAACgtggaagaagcggacgataCCTCGCAGGATGAGGAACCGACACCGCCGAAGTTGCCACCACCAAGAAGTCAGCTAGAACAGAACCTTGCCGTAGATGAGATGTTGAGTAGATCGCTGCAGGAAACGATCATTCGACAGAGTGCacgggaagaagaaaag GAAATACCTCTACCAACGGCCCCACCGCCATCACGAGAGCCTCCGCCAATTCCTTTATCCGATCAACAAACGATAGACAATGATCCGCAAGCAACAACCCCGCCACGTAAGGAAATGCTGCGCAAGGTGTCTTCCCAACGGTCGCTCATTGAGGAGCTGGACAGTAAAATCGGCACACTGAAGAAGACTCGCAAACAGGGCGTAGTTTCGGACAAGACCGATCTGAAGGAATCGAAGGATATTGTTATCCCAACGCACCCAAAGAGCCCGGACACGGAGCTTCTAATCAAGACCGCCATCGTAGCGAACGACTTCCTCAACAACATGATGGACGAGGAACGGTTACAGGCCGTAACAGCGGCCATGAGTTCGATGACCTTCCCACCAAACAGCTACATCATCAAAGAGGGCGACATTGGAGCGCACTTCTTCGTCTCGGAAGAGGGCACATACGAGGTCGTGGTGGACAATAAGGTTATTAAATCGTTTGGCCGAGGCGTTGTGTTTGGTGAGCTGGCGATCCTCTACAAAGCGAAACGATTTGCCTCGATCCGCGTGACGACGGGAGCGCGCGTTTGGTTGCTGGAGCGTAAGGTCTTCCAGAAGATCATGATGAAGAGCGGTCGGAAGGAGCGGGAAGAAAACGTACGCTTCCTAAGCACGGTATCGGTGCTGAAGGATTTGGAGATTGAGAAGCTGCACAAAATATCGGACCTCTTGAAGCGG GAGTTCTATGCCACCGGTTCGACCATCATCCAGCAGGGCGATCCGGGAGACAAATTCTACATCATACGCGGCGGTAGCGTAAACGTCATCAAAACTGACAAAAAGGGCAACGACCGTCTGGTCGGAACGCTGCAGCGTGGTGCATACTTCGGTGAGCAGGCCCTCCTCCACGAGGACCGTCGTCTGGCCAGCATTATTGCAAACCCACCAGGAACCGAGTGTCTGACGCTGAACCGCAT TGCATTCGACGAGTTCCTGGGCGGATTGGAGAAGCTGCGTGAGGTGAAACTCTCGGACACGATACCACGCAGCTCGACGATGACAAATATTGTCTCAG AGTACGACCATATCCAGTTACACGATCTGACCTACATCGGAACGCTTGGCATCGGTGGTTTCGGGCGGGTGGAGCTGGTCCAGTACAAAAACCACCAAACCTTTGCCCTCAAATATCTGAAAAAGATCGAAATggtacggcagcagcagcaggagcacgCCTACAGCGAAAAGGACATCATGCTAAGCTGCAACAGTCCGTTCATCGTACG CCTGTATAAAACCTACCGTGACAAGAAGTATCTCTACTTCCTGATGGAGGCCTGTCTCGGTGGTGACGTCTGGACCGTGTTGCAGAAAAGTAAGTTCTTCGACGAGCGCACCGCTCGCTTCATAACGGGCTGTGTCGTCGAAGCGTTCGAGTATCTGCACAGCCGGAACATGATCTACCGTGACTTGAAGCCGGAAAATCTAATGCTCGACGAGAAGGGCTACATCAAGCTG GTTGACTTTGGGTTTGCCAAGCGCATCGGACCGAACCAGAAGACGTGGACGTTCGCCGGTACGCCAGAGTACGTGTCGCCGGAAATCATCCTCAACAAGGGTCACGACCGGGCCGTCGACTACTGGGCGCTGGGTGTGTTGATCCATGAGCTGCTGGTCGGGAAGCCACCGTTCCGTGGCAAGAATCATATGAAGACGTACAATGCCATCCTGCGCGGTATTGACATTATTGAGCTACCGTCCCGCGTACCCAAGAAGGCACAGGTGCTGATTAAGCGTCTCTGCCGACAGACGGCGGCCGAACGGCTGGGATACGGCAAGAACGGTATAGCCGACATTAAGAACCATCC CTGGTTCGGGAGCTTCGAGTGGCAAAAGTTGAAGGAACGAACGATGCCAGCGCCTCTCATACGTCCCATCGTGTCCGATATTGATTTGTCGAACTTTGACGAGTACCCGAAGGATCAGGACGAACCGCCGGACGAAACGTCGGGCTGGgatattaatttttaa
- the LOC121595627 gene encoding cGMP-dependent protein kinase, isozyme 1 isoform X2 encodes MACFAKLFGRKHGSFNLPDAGTGDGEVVATRVTRRLYDEELNQTIPPVNRINGQIGLEKLPPPSPPSQSTTVVSTVVKSNEPEESWRVQGSTAVVPPAAPTIERRASRPRDSEKAKISCSSRETSTIEPPTKQGQEQLLKDLLQNKILHMLAIQSKGYSQLSKSERATLVRLEEEIQELQKKSKAPEKPQQIPQPTNEPKRTEQDRRNSANSYETNLPPLTMPPVIEQSVTKADNRTEEPLQDGEMSDYDVISGQKPNDEIVPEAPSSEDDRSTVLPPDLPPRLSRVNNVEEADDTSQDEEPTPPKLPPPRSQLEQNLAVDEMLSRSLQETIIRQSAREEEKEIPLPTAPPPSREPPPIPLSDQQTIDNDPQATTPPRKEMLRKVSSQRSLIEELDSKIGTLKKTRKQGVVSDKTDLKESKDIVIPTHPKSPDTELLIKTAIVANDFLNNMMDEERLQAVTAAMSSMTFPPNSYIIKEGDIGAHFFVSEEGTYEVVVDNKVIKSFGRGVVFGELAILYKAKRFASIRVTTGARVWLLERKVFQKIMMKSGRKEREENVRFLSTVSVLKDLEIEKLHKISDLLKREFYATGSTIIQQGDPGDKFYIIRGGSVNVIKTDKKGNDRLVGTLQRGAYFGEQALLHEDRRLASIIANPPGTECLTLNRIAFDEFLGGLEKLREVKLSDTIPRSSTMTNIVSEYDHIQLHDLTYIGTLGIGGFGRVELVQYKNHQTFALKYLKKIEMVRQQQQEHAYSEKDIMLSCNSPFIVRLYKTYRDKKYLYFLMEACLGGDVWTVLQKSKFFDERTARFITGCVVEAFEYLHSRNMIYRDLKPENLMLDEKGYIKLVDFGFAKRIGPNQKTWTFAGTPEYVSPEIILNKGHDRAVDYWALGVLIHELLVGKPPFRGKNHMKTYNAILRGIDIIELPSRVPKKAQVLIKRLCRQTAAERLGYGKNGIADIKNHPWFGSFEWQKLKERTMPAPLIRPIVSDIDLSNFDEYPKDQDEPPDETSGWDINF; translated from the exons ATGGCGTGCTTTGCAAAGCTCTTCGGTAGAAAGCACGGTTCGTTCAACTTACCCGATGCTGGCACAGGTGATGGAGAAGTTGTG GCTACACGTGTAACACGGCGGCTTTACGACGAGGAGCTCAATCAAACGATACCGCCCGTGAATCGAATCAATGGACAAATTGGATTGGAAAAGCTaccgccaccatcaccaccatcacagtCGACCACCGTGGTCTCGACGGTGGTGAAATCAAATGAAC CAGAAGAATCGTGGCGCGTGCAGGGATCGACGGCAGTGGTACCACCGGCAGCTCCGACAATCGAACGGCGAGCATCGAGGCCACGCGACTCGGAAAAGGCCAAAATAAGTTGCAGTTCTCGAGAAACATCAACCATCGAACCACCAACTAAGCAGGGTCAGGAGCAGCTGCTAAAGGATCTGCTACAGAACAAGATCCTACACATGTTGGCCATTCAATCTAAGGGATACAGTCAGCTATCGAAGAGCGAACGGGCTACGCTGGTTCGGCTGGAAGAAGAGATACAAGAGCTGCAGAAGAAGAGTAAAGCTCCGGAGAAGCCGCAACAAATACCGCAGCCTACCAATGAGCCAAAGAGGACAGAGCAAGATCGTCGCAATAGTGCCAACTCGTACGAAACGAATCTCCCACCACTGACAATGCCACCGGTAATCGAGCAGTCTGTTACAAAAGCTGACAACCGTACTGAAGAACCCCTGCAGGATGGCGAAATGTCCGACTACGATGTGATCTCGGGACAGAAACCAAACGATGAAATCGTCCCGGAAGCACCAAGTTCGGAGGATGACAGATCGACGGTATTGCCACCGGATTTACCGCCTCGATTGAGCAGGGTTAACAACgtggaagaagcggacgataCCTCGCAGGATGAGGAACCGACACCGCCGAAGTTGCCACCACCAAGAAGTCAGCTAGAACAGAACCTTGCCGTAGATGAGATGTTGAGTAGATCGCTGCAGGAAACGATCATTCGACAGAGTGCacgggaagaagaaaag GAAATACCTCTACCAACGGCCCCACCGCCATCACGAGAGCCTCCGCCAATTCCTTTATCCGATCAACAAACGATAGACAATGATCCGCAAGCAACAACCCCGCCACGTAAGGAAATGCTGCGCAAGGTGTCTTCCCAACGGTCGCTCATTGAGGAGCTGGACAGTAAAATCGGCACACTGAAGAAGACTCGCAAACAGGGCGTAGTTTCGGACAAGACCGATCTGAAGGAATCGAAGGATATTGTTATCCCAACGCACCCAAAGAGCCCGGACACGGAGCTTCTAATCAAGACCGCCATCGTAGCGAACGACTTCCTCAACAACATGATGGACGAGGAACGGTTACAGGCCGTAACAGCGGCCATGAGTTCGATGACCTTCCCACCAAACAGCTACATCATCAAAGAGGGCGACATTGGAGCGCACTTCTTCGTCTCGGAAGAGGGCACATACGAGGTCGTGGTGGACAATAAGGTTATTAAATCGTTTGGCCGAGGCGTTGTGTTTGGTGAGCTGGCGATCCTCTACAAAGCGAAACGATTTGCCTCGATCCGCGTGACGACGGGAGCGCGCGTTTGGTTGCTGGAGCGTAAGGTCTTCCAGAAGATCATGATGAAGAGCGGTCGGAAGGAGCGGGAAGAAAACGTACGCTTCCTAAGCACGGTATCGGTGCTGAAGGATTTGGAGATTGAGAAGCTGCACAAAATATCGGACCTCTTGAAGCGG GAGTTCTATGCCACCGGTTCGACCATCATCCAGCAGGGCGATCCGGGAGACAAATTCTACATCATACGCGGCGGTAGCGTAAACGTCATCAAAACTGACAAAAAGGGCAACGACCGTCTGGTCGGAACGCTGCAGCGTGGTGCATACTTCGGTGAGCAGGCCCTCCTCCACGAGGACCGTCGTCTGGCCAGCATTATTGCAAACCCACCAGGAACCGAGTGTCTGACGCTGAACCGCAT TGCATTCGACGAGTTCCTGGGCGGATTGGAGAAGCTGCGTGAGGTGAAACTCTCGGACACGATACCACGCAGCTCGACGATGACAAATATTGTCTCAG AGTACGACCATATCCAGTTACACGATCTGACCTACATCGGAACGCTTGGCATCGGTGGTTTCGGGCGGGTGGAGCTGGTCCAGTACAAAAACCACCAAACCTTTGCCCTCAAATATCTGAAAAAGATCGAAATggtacggcagcagcagcaggagcacgCCTACAGCGAAAAGGACATCATGCTAAGCTGCAACAGTCCGTTCATCGTACG CCTGTATAAAACCTACCGTGACAAGAAGTATCTCTACTTCCTGATGGAGGCCTGTCTCGGTGGTGACGTCTGGACCGTGTTGCAGAAAAGTAAGTTCTTCGACGAGCGCACCGCTCGCTTCATAACGGGCTGTGTCGTCGAAGCGTTCGAGTATCTGCACAGCCGGAACATGATCTACCGTGACTTGAAGCCGGAAAATCTAATGCTCGACGAGAAGGGCTACATCAAGCTG GTTGACTTTGGGTTTGCCAAGCGCATCGGACCGAACCAGAAGACGTGGACGTTCGCCGGTACGCCAGAGTACGTGTCGCCGGAAATCATCCTCAACAAGGGTCACGACCGGGCCGTCGACTACTGGGCGCTGGGTGTGTTGATCCATGAGCTGCTGGTCGGGAAGCCACCGTTCCGTGGCAAGAATCATATGAAGACGTACAATGCCATCCTGCGCGGTATTGACATTATTGAGCTACCGTCCCGCGTACCCAAGAAGGCACAGGTGCTGATTAAGCGTCTCTGCCGACAGACGGCGGCCGAACGGCTGGGATACGGCAAGAACGGTATAGCCGACATTAAGAACCATCC CTGGTTCGGGAGCTTCGAGTGGCAAAAGTTGAAGGAACGAACGATGCCAGCGCCTCTCATACGTCCCATCGTGTCCGATATTGATTTGTCGAACTTTGACGAGTACCCGAAGGATCAGGACGAACCGCCGGACGAAACGTCGGGCTGGgatattaatttttaa